In Taeniopygia guttata chromosome 2, bTaeGut7.mat, whole genome shotgun sequence, one genomic interval encodes:
- the THOC1 gene encoding THO complex subunit 1 isoform X1 → MSPPLFSLPEARLRFTTSTREALINKSIKPLLNAFNQVPGSENEKKCTLDQVFRVVVEEEIINKAPCENLLAIISLAINGVTEGICTASTPFVLLGDVLDCLPLDQCDKIFTFVEKNVATWKSNTFYSAGKNYLLRMCNDLLRRLSKSQNTVFCGRIQLFLARLFPLSEKSGLNLQSQFNLENVTVFNTNEHESTLGQKHTEEREEGMDVEEGEMGDDEAPTSCSIPIDYNLYRKFWSLQDYFRNPVQCYEKVSWKTFLKYSEEVLAVFKSYKLDDTQASRKKLEELKTGGEHVYFAKFLTSEKLMDLQLSDSNFRRHILLQYLILFQYLKGQVKFKSSNYVLTDEQSLWIEDTTKAVYQLLSENPPDGERFSKMVEHILNTEENWNSWKNEGCPSFVKERSHPEFQLGPPDSKPMRPVRKRPAPEDFLGKGSNKKILMGNEELTRLWNLCPDNMEACKSESREYMPTLEEFFEEAIEQADPENMVENKYKAVNNSNYGWRALRLLARRSPHFFQPTNQQFKSLPEYLENMVIKLAKELPPPSEEIKTGEDDDEEDNDALLKENNESPEAQRDKAMTGEQIESFANRLGEQWKALAPYLEMKDSDIRQIELDSEDVRMRAKQLLVAWQDQEGPHATPENLITALTKAGLGDLAESLTNDTEGSS, encoded by the exons ATGTCGCCGCCGCTCTTCAGCCTGCCCGAGGCGCGGCTCCGCTTCACG ACATCCACCAGAGAGGCTCTGATTAACAAAAGCATCAAGCCATTGTTGAATGCGTTTAACCAGGTTCCTGGAAG tgaaaatgaaaagaagtgTACCTTGGATCAAGTTTTTAGAGTTGTTGTAGAAGAAGAAATA ATAAACAAAGCTCCATGTGAGAATCTCCTGGCAATTATTTCTCTTGCTATTAATGGAGTCACAGAAG GTATCTGCACTGCATCAACTCCTTTTGTGCTTTTGGGGGATGTTCTGGATTGCCTCCCTTTGGATCAGTGTGataaaattttcacttttgtgGAGAAAAATGTTGCTACGTGGAAATCG AACACATTTTACTCTGCAGGGAAAAATTACTTGTTGCGCATGTGCAATG ATCTCCTAAGAAGATTATCTAAGTCACAAAACACAGTTTTTTGTGGAAGAATTCAGCTGTTCTTGGCTAGGTTATTTCCACTTTCAGAAAAGTCAG GGCTTAACCTACAGAGTCAGTTTAACCTGGAAAATGTCACTGTTTTCAATACCAATGAACATGAGAGCACTCTGGGACAGAAG cACACCgaggagagggaagaaggaatGGACGTGGAAGAAGGTGAAATGGGAGATGATGAAGCACCAACAAGTTG TTCCATTCCAATAGATTATAACCTGTATAGAAAATTCTGGTCACTTCAAGATTATTTTAGAAATCCTGTGCAGTGCTATGAGAAGGTATCATGGAAGACATTTCTTAAG TACTCAGAAGAAGTTTTGGCTGTTTTCAAAAGTTACAAGTTGGATGACACCCAGGCTTCCCGAAAAAAGCTGGAAGAATTAAAAACAGGAGGAGAACATGTATATTTTGCAAAGTTCCTAACTAGTGAAAAG CTGATGGATTTACAGCTGAGTGACAGTAACTTCCGTCGTCACATCTTGTTGCAGTACCTAATACTATTTCAGTATCTAAAGGGACAAGTCAAATTTAAAAG TTCAAACTATGTTCTAACAGATGAACAGTCTCTTTGGATTGAAGATACTACAAAAGCAGTCTACCAG CTTCTTTCAGAAAATCCTCCAGATGGGGAAAGATTCTCAAAAATGGTAGAG CATATATTAAATACTGAAGAAAACTGGAACTCATGGAAAAATGAGGGCTGCCCAAGCTTTGTGAAAGAAAG ATCTCATCCAGAGTTTCAGCTTGG accTCCTGATTCTAAGCCAATGAGACCTGTGAGGAAGAGGCCAGCTCCAGAGGACTTCTTAGGAAAAggatcaaacaaaaaaatccttatgGGAAA TGAGGAACTGACCCGCCTTTGGAATTTATGTCCTGATAACATGGAAGCCTGTAAATCTGAGAGTAG ggaatatATGCCAACACTGGAGGAATTTTTTGAGGAAGCTATTGAACAAGCAGACCCTGAAAATATGGTTGAAAATAAGTATAA GGCTGTGAACAATTCTAACTATGGCTGGAGAGCACTGAGACTTCTGGCACGCAGAAGTCCCCACTTCTTCCAGCCAACAAACCAACAATTCAAGAGTTTACCTGAATATCTAGAAAACATGGTGATCAAATTAGCCAAGGAGCTGCCT CCTccttctgaagaaataaaaacaggtGAAGATGACGATGAGGAAGATAATGATGCtttattaaaggaaaacaatgaaA GTCCAGAGGCGCAACGGGACAAAGCCATGACGGGCGAGCAGATCGAGTCCTTTGCAAACAGGCTGGGGGAGCAGTGGAAGGCCTTGGCCCCCTACTTGGAGATGAAGGACTCTGATATCCGGCAGATCGAGCTGGACAGCGAGGACGTGAGGATGAGAGcgaagcagctgctggtggccTGGCAGGATCAGGAGGGCCCTCACGCCACCCCTGAGAACCTGATCACGGCGCTGACCAAAGCCGGGCTCGGGGACCTGGCCGAAAGCCTCACCAACGACACCGAAGGCAGCAGCTAA
- the THOC1 gene encoding THO complex subunit 1 isoform X2: MSPPLFSLPEARLRFTTSTREALINKSIKPLLNAFNQVPGSENEKKCTLDQVFRVVVEEEIINKAPCENLLAIISLAINGVTEGICTASTPFVLLGDVLDCLPLDQCDKIFTFVEKNVATWKSNTFYSAGKNYLLRMCNDLLRRLSKSQNTVFCGRIQLFLARLFPLSEKSGLNLQSQFNLENVTVFNTNEHESTLGQKHTEEREEGMDVEEGEMGDDEAPTSCSIPIDYNLYRKFWSLQDYFRNPVQCYEKVSWKTFLKYSEEVLAVFKSYKLDDTQASRKKLEELKTGGEHVYFAKFLTSEKLMDLQLSDSNFRRHILLQYLILFQYLKGQVKFKSSNYVLTDEQSLWIEDTTKAVYQLLSENPPDGERFSKMVEHILNTEENWNSWKNEGCPSFVKERPPDSKPMRPVRKRPAPEDFLGKGSNKKILMGNEELTRLWNLCPDNMEACKSESREYMPTLEEFFEEAIEQADPENMVENKYKAVNNSNYGWRALRLLARRSPHFFQPTNQQFKSLPEYLENMVIKLAKELPPPSEEIKTGEDDDEEDNDALLKENNESPEAQRDKAMTGEQIESFANRLGEQWKALAPYLEMKDSDIRQIELDSEDVRMRAKQLLVAWQDQEGPHATPENLITALTKAGLGDLAESLTNDTEGSS, from the exons ATGTCGCCGCCGCTCTTCAGCCTGCCCGAGGCGCGGCTCCGCTTCACG ACATCCACCAGAGAGGCTCTGATTAACAAAAGCATCAAGCCATTGTTGAATGCGTTTAACCAGGTTCCTGGAAG tgaaaatgaaaagaagtgTACCTTGGATCAAGTTTTTAGAGTTGTTGTAGAAGAAGAAATA ATAAACAAAGCTCCATGTGAGAATCTCCTGGCAATTATTTCTCTTGCTATTAATGGAGTCACAGAAG GTATCTGCACTGCATCAACTCCTTTTGTGCTTTTGGGGGATGTTCTGGATTGCCTCCCTTTGGATCAGTGTGataaaattttcacttttgtgGAGAAAAATGTTGCTACGTGGAAATCG AACACATTTTACTCTGCAGGGAAAAATTACTTGTTGCGCATGTGCAATG ATCTCCTAAGAAGATTATCTAAGTCACAAAACACAGTTTTTTGTGGAAGAATTCAGCTGTTCTTGGCTAGGTTATTTCCACTTTCAGAAAAGTCAG GGCTTAACCTACAGAGTCAGTTTAACCTGGAAAATGTCACTGTTTTCAATACCAATGAACATGAGAGCACTCTGGGACAGAAG cACACCgaggagagggaagaaggaatGGACGTGGAAGAAGGTGAAATGGGAGATGATGAAGCACCAACAAGTTG TTCCATTCCAATAGATTATAACCTGTATAGAAAATTCTGGTCACTTCAAGATTATTTTAGAAATCCTGTGCAGTGCTATGAGAAGGTATCATGGAAGACATTTCTTAAG TACTCAGAAGAAGTTTTGGCTGTTTTCAAAAGTTACAAGTTGGATGACACCCAGGCTTCCCGAAAAAAGCTGGAAGAATTAAAAACAGGAGGAGAACATGTATATTTTGCAAAGTTCCTAACTAGTGAAAAG CTGATGGATTTACAGCTGAGTGACAGTAACTTCCGTCGTCACATCTTGTTGCAGTACCTAATACTATTTCAGTATCTAAAGGGACAAGTCAAATTTAAAAG TTCAAACTATGTTCTAACAGATGAACAGTCTCTTTGGATTGAAGATACTACAAAAGCAGTCTACCAG CTTCTTTCAGAAAATCCTCCAGATGGGGAAAGATTCTCAAAAATGGTAGAG CATATATTAAATACTGAAGAAAACTGGAACTCATGGAAAAATGAGGGCTGCCCAAGCTTTGTGAAAGAAAG accTCCTGATTCTAAGCCAATGAGACCTGTGAGGAAGAGGCCAGCTCCAGAGGACTTCTTAGGAAAAggatcaaacaaaaaaatccttatgGGAAA TGAGGAACTGACCCGCCTTTGGAATTTATGTCCTGATAACATGGAAGCCTGTAAATCTGAGAGTAG ggaatatATGCCAACACTGGAGGAATTTTTTGAGGAAGCTATTGAACAAGCAGACCCTGAAAATATGGTTGAAAATAAGTATAA GGCTGTGAACAATTCTAACTATGGCTGGAGAGCACTGAGACTTCTGGCACGCAGAAGTCCCCACTTCTTCCAGCCAACAAACCAACAATTCAAGAGTTTACCTGAATATCTAGAAAACATGGTGATCAAATTAGCCAAGGAGCTGCCT CCTccttctgaagaaataaaaacaggtGAAGATGACGATGAGGAAGATAATGATGCtttattaaaggaaaacaatgaaA GTCCAGAGGCGCAACGGGACAAAGCCATGACGGGCGAGCAGATCGAGTCCTTTGCAAACAGGCTGGGGGAGCAGTGGAAGGCCTTGGCCCCCTACTTGGAGATGAAGGACTCTGATATCCGGCAGATCGAGCTGGACAGCGAGGACGTGAGGATGAGAGcgaagcagctgctggtggccTGGCAGGATCAGGAGGGCCCTCACGCCACCCCTGAGAACCTGATCACGGCGCTGACCAAAGCCGGGCTCGGGGACCTGGCCGAAAGCCTCACCAACGACACCGAAGGCAGCAGCTAA